Proteins found in one Amblyraja radiata isolate CabotCenter1 chromosome 45, sAmbRad1.1.pri, whole genome shotgun sequence genomic segment:
- the LOC116968588 gene encoding histone H4-like, with the protein MSGRGKGGKGLGKGGAKRHRKVLRDNIQGITKPAIRRLARRGGVKRISGLIYEETRGVLKVFLENVIRDAVTYTEHAKRKTVTSMDVVYALKRQGRTLYGFGG; encoded by the coding sequence ATGTCTGGCAGAGGGAAAGGAGGCAAAGGATTAGGCAAAGGCGGCGCAAAGCGGCACCGCAAAGTGCTTCGCGATAACATCCAGGGCATCACCAAGCCAGCTATCCGCCGCCTGGCTCGGCGTGGTGGGGTCAAGCGGATCTCGGGTCTGATCTACGAGGAGACCCGCGGGGTGTTGAAGGTTTTcctggagaatgtgatcaggGACGCGGTCACCTACACCGAGCACGCCAAGCGCAAGACGGTCACATCCATGGATGTGGTGTACGCTCTGAAACGACAGGGCCGCACACTCTACGGGTTCGGCGGCTAA